Proteins from one Ahaetulla prasina isolate Xishuangbanna chromosome 2, ASM2864084v1, whole genome shotgun sequence genomic window:
- the SMIM5 gene encoding small integral membrane protein 5, whose protein sequence is MSFKEFQNELSTIGYKLWLKLQRLPKADPLEIVCFFIIILFIVTMLSMMIVACSFCCSCFYDGKPKEKAKRTEVQPEDDL, encoded by the exons ATGTCTTTCAAAGAATTTCAGAACGAGCTCAGTACTATTGGCTACAAATTATGGCTTAAGCTCCAGAGACTACCCAAAGCTGACCCGCTGGAGattgtctgtttttttattattatcttattcATTG TTACGATGCTTTCAATGATGATTGTAGCTTGCAGCTTTTGCTGCAGCTGCTTCTACGACGGAAAACCAAAAGAGAAGGCCAAAAGGACTGAggttcagcctgaagatgatttataa